One region of bacterium genomic DNA includes:
- a CDS encoding lactate racemase domain-containing protein encodes MYIGKGSEKEFLNPEQINYLCAEGLKSRNLANKKVLAIIPDTTRSGPTDLIFKSIYKNLKDVTQKIDFLIALGTHPVMDEDRVNDFLKITNSERKEEYKDTKIFQHHWDDPKSLTHIGTISASKIGEISGGLLKEEIPVTVNKAVLDYDEILLVGPIFPHEVVGFSGGYKYLFPGISGPDFLHRFHWLGALITNPKINGTKDTPVREALNVASTFITKPLTQICYVVKDGQVHGFYTGDRDAWSQAADLSSKLNVKYVPQPFKTILSIAPLMYEDLWTAGKCMYKLEPIVADNGQLIIYAPHVKEVSHTHGKEIEKVGYHTRDYFLKQMDKFTDVTGCIMAHSTHVKGIGTFANGIEKPRVEVVLATGIPEAICKKINLGYIDYKSVDISEYQKREDTFVVERAGEVLYRLEGDRVPDIDNL; translated from the coding sequence ATGTATATAGGAAAAGGTAGTGAAAAAGAATTTCTAAATCCAGAACAGATCAACTATCTATGTGCAGAAGGTTTAAAATCAAGAAACTTAGCCAACAAAAAAGTTCTTGCAATAATACCTGACACAACTCGTTCAGGTCCAACCGATTTAATCTTTAAGAGTATCTACAAGAACCTTAAAGATGTAACCCAAAAAATCGATTTTCTTATTGCTCTCGGCACACATCCAGTAATGGACGAAGATAGAGTCAACGATTTTCTGAAAATAACCAACTCAGAACGTAAAGAAGAGTATAAAGATACTAAAATTTTCCAACACCATTGGGATGACCCTAAATCTCTTACTCATATTGGCACAATTTCTGCTTCTAAAATAGGAGAAATTTCTGGTGGGCTACTTAAAGAAGAGATACCTGTTACAGTAAATAAAGCAGTCCTTGATTATGACGAAATTCTACTTGTAGGTCCGATATTTCCACATGAAGTGGTCGGGTTTTCTGGCGGCTACAAATATCTATTCCCTGGTATTTCAGGACCTGACTTTCTACATAGGTTCCACTGGTTAGGTGCTCTAATAACAAATCCAAAAATTAACGGCACAAAAGATACACCAGTCAGAGAAGCGCTAAACGTAGCATCTACTTTTATAACAAAACCATTAACTCAAATTTGTTATGTAGTAAAAGATGGTCAAGTACACGGATTTTATACAGGAGATAGAGATGCCTGGTCACAAGCTGCCGACCTTTCTTCGAAACTTAATGTTAAGTATGTACCCCAACCTTTTAAGACAATACTTTCTATTGCGCCACTAATGTATGAAGACTTATGGACAGCAGGTAAATGTATGTATAAACTTGAGCCGATAGTAGCAGATAACGGACAACTAATAATTTACGCTCCACATGTTAAAGAGGTTTCACATACCCACGGCAAAGAGATAGAAAAAGTTGGTTACCACACAAGAGACTACTTCCTTAAACAGATGGATAAATTTACAGATGTTACTGGTTGTATAATGGCACACTCAACCCACGTAAAAGGCATAGGGACATTTGCTAATGGTATAGAAAAACCGAGAGTAGAAGTTGTGCTTGCTACAGGAATACCAGAAGCAATCTGTAAAAAAATTAACCTTGGGTATATAGACTATAAGAGTGTAGATATATCCGAATACCAGAAGAGAGAAGATACTTTTGTAGTTGAGAGAGCAGGGGAGGTCTTATACCGTTTAGAAGGTGATAGGGTCCCAGATATAGACAACCTTTAA